DNA from Pseudomonas putida:
GATCTTCCGCATCCGCGAATGGATCGTGAACAGTATCCCGTTGCCGCTGCGTTCGGCGATTGCCGCCGGTATCGGCCTGTTCCTCGCGCTGATCGCCCTGCATAACGCTGGCATCGTCGTCGATAACCCGGCCACTTTGGTGGGCCTGGGCGACCTCAAGCAACCTGCACCGATCCTCGCCACCCTGGGTTTCTTCCTGATCGTCGGCCTGGAGTCGCTGAAAGTGCGCGGCGCCGTGTTGATCGGCATCCTGGCGGTGACCATCGCCTCGATCGTGATGGGCGTGACGCCGTTCGGTGGCATCGTCTCCATGCCGCCGTCGCTGGCCCCAACCTTCTTGCAGCTGGACATCGCTGGCGCGCTGGACGTCGGCCTGGTCAGCGTGATTTTCGCCTTCCTGTTCGTCGACCTGTTCGACAACTCCGGCACCTTGATCGGCGTGGCCAAGCGCGCCGGGCTGATGGGCAAGGACGGCCACATGCCGAAGATGGGCCGTGCCCTGATCGCCGACAGCACCGCCGCCATGGCCGGTTCGCTGCTGGGCACCTCGACCACCACCAGCTACATCGAATCCGCTGCGGGCGTGAGTGCCGGTGGCCGCACCGGCCTGACCGCCATCGTGGTGGCCGTGCTGTTCCTGCTGGCGTTGTTCTTCGCCCCGCTGGCCGGTAGCGTACCGGCATTCGCCACCGCCCCGGCCCTGCTGTTCGTCGCAGTGCTGATGGCCTCTGGCCTGGCGGAAATAAACTGGGACGATGTCACCGAAGCCGCACCGGTGGTGGTGACCGCCCTGGCCATGCCGCTGACCTACTCGATCGCCAACGGCATTGCCTTCGGCTTCATCTCCTGGACCGCCGTCAAGCTGATTTCCGGCCGCCACCGCGACCTGAACCCGGCCCTGGTGATCCTTTCCATCCTGTTCGTCATCAAGCTGGGCTGGTTCAACGCATGAGTGCTGCTTTCGACCCCTCCTCCTACGCCACCCAGCTGGACGCCAAGGTGGCCCGGCTGCGCGAGCTGCTGGCGCCGTTCAGCGCGCCGGAGCCGGCCGTTTTCGATTCGCCGCGTGAGCACTACCGCCTGCGCGCCGAATTCCGCCTGTGGCGCGAGGATGGCCAGCGCCACTACGCCATGTTTGCCCAGGGCGATAAGCACAAGGCGATCTTGATCGATGATTTCCCCATTGCCAGCCAGCGCATCAATGCCCTGATGCCGCGCCTGAAGGCAGCTTGGCAGGCCAGCGAGGAACTGGGCAACCGCCTGTTCCAGGTGGAGTTCCTCACCACCCTGGCTGGCGATGCGATGATCACGATGTGCTACCACCGCCCGCTGGACGAGGCATGGGAAGTGGAAGCGCGGCAACTGGCTGAAGCGCTGGGCGTAAGCGTCATTGGCCGCTCCAAGGGCAAGCGCCTGGTGATCGGCCGCGACTACGCGATTGAAGAACTCGACGTGGCAGGCCGTGTGTTCAGCTACCGCCAACCAGAAGGCGCGTTCACCCAACCCAACGGTGCGGTGAACCAGAAGATGCTCAGTTGGGCCTTCGAGGCCATCGGTGAGCGTGAGGACGACCTGCTGGAGCTGTACTGCGGCAACGGCAACTTCACCCTGCCGCTGGCTACCCGTGTGCGCCAGGTGCTGGCCACCGAAATCAGCAAGACATCGGTCAATGCCGCGTTGAGCAACCTCGACGAGAACGCTGTGGATAACGTGCGGCTGGTGCGGTTGTCGGCAGAGGAGCTGACCCAGGCGCTGAATGAGGTGCGACCCTTCCGTCGACTGGAAGGCATCGACCTGAAAAGTTATGAGTTCGGTACCGTGTTCGTCGACCCGCCGCGGGCGGGGATGGACCCGGATACCTGCGAGCTGACCCGGCGCTTCGAGCGGATCCTGTACATCTCGTGCAACCCGGAAACGCTGGCGGCAAACATTGCCCAGTTGCAGGACACGCACCGTATCGAGCGGTGTGCGTTGTTTGACCAGTTCCCCTATACCCACCATATGGAGAGCGGGGTTCTACTGGTCAGGCGCTGACCGTCGCACCTTTGGGGCCGCTTTGCGGCCCCAAAGGTTTGAATCAGAAGTCGAAGAAGACTGTCTCCCCTTCCCCCTGAATACGGATATCAAAGCGATATGCCGTCTTCCCATCCACTTCGCAACGCTTGGCAATCAAGGTTTCACGCCGCTGTGGCTGTTCGATCAGGTTGAGCACCGGGCATTTGGCATTGGCCTGGGCCTCATCATCGAAATACAGGCGCGTGTGCAGGTGAATGTTGATGCCACGGGCAAACAGGCTGATGTTGATGTGCGGCGCCATTGGCACGCCAGCAGCGTTGTTCACCACACCCGGCTTGACCGTGTGCAGCGTCCACTCACCGGCATCGAAGGTGGTAGCGGTGCGGCCAAAGCTGTTGAAGGCGTTTTCCAGGTTGTAGGCATCCTGGTACTCGCCGTTGGCATCTGCCTGCCACACTTCCAGGAACGAATCGCGCACCAGGTGGCCGTTACCGTCGTACACCTGGCCGATCAGCAGAATGTGCTCGCCCGGCGCGTCAGGCTTGGCCAGGCGGTTCCAGATTTCCTGGTCGCGGGTCGGGTTGCCGGCCGCTTCCAGGGCCAGGCCGATGTGCACGTAGGGGCCGGCAGTCTGCGAAGGGGTTTCCGGCAGCAGTTCGATTGGCATGGCGGGTTCCTCAGCAGTTTTCGAAGTGGGTCTTGCGCTGGCCACGCAGCACGATGTCGAAGCGGTAGGCCAGGCAGTCCATCGGGTTGGCATTGCTCATGTCGAGCTTGGCGATCAACTGCTGCACGGCTTCAGGGTTGGCGATCGACTTGACGATCGGGCACATCGGGATCAGCGGGTCACCCTCGAAATACAACTGGGTAATCAGCTTGGTGGCGATCGACGGGCCGCTGATGGCGAAGTGGATGTGCGCCGGGCGCCAGTCGTTGGGGCCATTGCGCCATGGGTACGGGCCCGGCTTGATGGTACGGAAGCTGTAGTAGCCGTCACGGTCGGTCAGGCAGCGGCCAACGCCACCGAAGTTCGGGTCCAGCGGCGCCAGGTAACGGTCGTTCTTGTGGCGATAGCGGCCGCCGGCGTTGGCTTGCCACATCTCTACCAGGGTGTTCGGTACAGGCTTGCCGTACTGATCGACGACACGGCCGGCGACGATGATGCGTTCACCAATCGGCAAGCCACCGTTGTTGAAGTTCAGCAGCAGGTCATGGTCGTGGGTACCGAAGCCCAAGTGGGAAAAGTCCGGACCAGTGGTTTCGCTGATCGACTGCGGAATGCTGACCAGTGCCTGGCGCGGCGAGCGGGCGATGGACGTTTTGTAGTCAGGCGTAAGGGCTTTGGGGTGCCAGTTGCGATCACGGATCACGAAGCGGCTGTTGTCCTGTGCGGGCATGCCGATTTCCTCTCTTGGAATTATCTGAACGCCTGGGCGTGGCAGGCGGACTTACAGTTTCCGACAGGTCGCGCACGATGAACATTGAAATCAACCACACGAAACATAACCAAATGGTTATGCCTAAACACTTTGCCCTGACACTCGCCGCTGTCGTGAACTAATCTTTGTCTTCTTGTTTCACGCTCGGGAGAGCACTCATGGAATGGCGAAAAGGCCGACGCAGCGACAACGTGGTCGATGCCCGAGGCGAGGGTGGCGGTGGCGGCGGCATGCGTTTCGGCGGCGGCAAAGGGCTGGGGCTCGGGGCGATTCTGCTGATCGTCGGTATCGGCTGGCTTACCGGGCAGGACCCGTTGCAGATTCTTGGCCAGCTCACCGGCCAGATGGAACAGCAGCAGCAACAAACGGCGCCCAGTGGTGCGGGCGGCAAGGCGCCGCCGGCCAACGACCAGCAGGCCGATTTCGTCGCCTCGGTACTGGGCGATACCGAAGACACCTGGA
Protein-coding regions in this window:
- a CDS encoding NCS2 family permease, whose protein sequence is MLERLFQLKAHNTNVRTEILAGVTTFLAMAYILFVNPSILGETGMDKGAIFVATCLAAAIGSTTMGLIANYPIALAPGMGLNAFFTYTVVLHMGHTWQVALGAVFLSAVMFFLLSIFRIREWIVNSIPLPLRSAIAAGIGLFLALIALHNAGIVVDNPATLVGLGDLKQPAPILATLGFFLIVGLESLKVRGAVLIGILAVTIASIVMGVTPFGGIVSMPPSLAPTFLQLDIAGALDVGLVSVIFAFLFVDLFDNSGTLIGVAKRAGLMGKDGHMPKMGRALIADSTAAMAGSLLGTSTTTSYIESAAGVSAGGRTGLTAIVVAVLFLLALFFAPLAGSVPAFATAPALLFVAVLMASGLAEINWDDVTEAAPVVVTALAMPLTYSIANGIAFGFISWTAVKLISGRHRDLNPALVILSILFVIKLGWFNA
- the trmA gene encoding tRNA (uridine(54)-C5)-methyltransferase TrmA — its product is MSAAFDPSSYATQLDAKVARLRELLAPFSAPEPAVFDSPREHYRLRAEFRLWREDGQRHYAMFAQGDKHKAILIDDFPIASQRINALMPRLKAAWQASEELGNRLFQVEFLTTLAGDAMITMCYHRPLDEAWEVEARQLAEALGVSVIGRSKGKRLVIGRDYAIEELDVAGRVFSYRQPEGAFTQPNGAVNQKMLSWAFEAIGEREDDLLELYCGNGNFTLPLATRVRQVLATEISKTSVNAALSNLDENAVDNVRLVRLSAEELTQALNEVRPFRRLEGIDLKSYEFGTVFVDPPRAGMDPDTCELTRRFERILYISCNPETLAANIAQLQDTHRIERCALFDQFPYTHHMESGVLLVRR
- the pcaG gene encoding protocatechuate 3,4-dioxygenase subunit alpha, which produces MPIELLPETPSQTAGPYVHIGLALEAAGNPTRDQEIWNRLAKPDAPGEHILLIGQVYDGNGHLVRDSFLEVWQADANGEYQDAYNLENAFNSFGRTATTFDAGEWTLHTVKPGVVNNAAGVPMAPHINISLFARGINIHLHTRLYFDDEAQANAKCPVLNLIEQPQRRETLIAKRCEVDGKTAYRFDIRIQGEGETVFFDF
- the pcaH gene encoding protocatechuate 3,4-dioxygenase subunit beta, with translation MPAQDNSRFVIRDRNWHPKALTPDYKTSIARSPRQALVSIPQSISETTGPDFSHLGFGTHDHDLLLNFNNGGLPIGERIIVAGRVVDQYGKPVPNTLVEMWQANAGGRYRHKNDRYLAPLDPNFGGVGRCLTDRDGYYSFRTIKPGPYPWRNGPNDWRPAHIHFAISGPSIATKLITQLYFEGDPLIPMCPIVKSIANPEAVQQLIAKLDMSNANPMDCLAYRFDIVLRGQRKTHFENC